In the genome of Mycoplasma nasistruthionis, the window CATCTAAAATTAACACTGGTGGGTTTTTATAATTAACCCTAGCAATTGAAAGAAGTTGCTTTTGGCCTTGTGATAGTGATGAACCAGAGTTTGTTAAAACTGTGTCATATTTAGAATCCAATTTAGCTAAGTGTGATTCTAAATTAGCAGCTTCAGCAACCATTTTTAAAGTATCATCATCAATTTCATCTGAACCATAAGCAATATTATTGCTAACAGTGTCTGAAAATAAATAAGGATCTTGTAAAACATAACCTAAAGATTTACGTAAAGCTTTTTTATTGATATTTTTAATATCAATACCATCATATAAAATTTGACCTTTTTCAATTTCATAAAAACGGCAAAGTAAGTTAATAATTGTTGTTTTGCCAGCACCAGTAGCTCCTACTAATGCTATTTTTTGACCTGCATTAGCTTTAAAAGAAATGTCTTTTAAAGTGTAAGTATCATGATACTTAAATCAAACATTTTTAAATTCAATTTCACCTTTTAAGAAGGTGTATTGGTTTTGACGTGTAATTGGGTTAAATCATTTTCAAGCATATTCACCAACGTTTAAATTCATTTTAATTTCTTTGAATTTACCGTGTGATTTAATTAGTTTGACTAATTGTATTTTTCCTTCGTTAGTTTCCGGTTTTTGGTCTAATACTTCAAATACTCTTCTAGCTCCAGCTAGAGCTAAAATAATTGAATTAACATTTTGTGTCATGCTTGATACTGGCCCTGAAAAACTACGCGCGAATTGAGTGAATGAAATTAAAATTCCAACTGTTAAACCAAATGCAACTCCATTGTCTTGAGAATAGAAAATCATTAATCCACCTGTAATTGTCACTGTTGCATATGCGATATTACCTATATTTTGTGATACCGGTCATATTACATTTGCTAAAAATTCTGATTTAAAATTTACTTTAGCTAATTTTTTATTTAAATCTGAATATGCATTTGCTGAGTTTTCTTGTTGGTTAAAAATTTTAATTGTTTTAATTCCTGAAATCATTTCTTCAGCATATCCGTTTAAATCACCAATTGATTTTTGTTTTAATCTAAAGAATTTTCTTGAGAATTTACTAATTACAATCGAACAAACCAAAATTAGTAAAATGAATCCAACCATGATTAAACTAAGCATTCAGTTTAATCAAAACATAACAGCAATTGAAATTAGCAATGTTGTTAGTGATTGAAAAGCAATTGGAAATGTTTTTGATAAAAATTGTCTTAAGGTGTCAACATCAGATGTAAAGTTTGAAATTAACTTACCTTTTAAATTAATATCAAAAAACTTTACCGGTAATTTTTGAACGTGTTTGTATAAATCGATTCTTAATTTAGCCATTATTTTATAAGTAATGGTAATCATAATTCTTGTGGCTATAAAACTTGATAAGATACTGATTAATAAAAATAAAACTGAACCAGTAATTATTCAATGAAAGTTGTTGTAGTTAAATGTGTGTGCAGTTTCTTTACCTTCATTAAGTAAATAACCGATAATAACTTTACCAATAAAGATTTGAATATATAAAGTTCCTAAAGCTGCTAAAACAATTAAGAAAATTGCTAGCATCAATTGATATTTATTGGCATTTCATAAAAGCCCGAATAAACGTTTGAATGTTGATTTTTTTGAATTGTCTAGATGTTTTTTATTATTAGATTTAGTTTGAAGTTTCACTTAAACCTCCTAAATCTTGTTGTTGTTGATAAAGCTCTTGATAAAACTGATTTGAATTTAATAGTTGTTGATGTGTTCCAATGTTTTGAATTTTACCATCGTCTAAAACAATGATGCGATCACAATTTTTCAATGATGATATTTTTTGAGCAATAATAATTTTGGTGCAGTCTGTCAGCGATGAAAGAGCTTGTTGAATTTGCCTTTCTGTTTTAGAGTCTACTGCTGAAGTAGCATCATCTAAAATTAAAATTCTTGGTTTTTTAAGTAATGATCTAGCAATGCTTAAACGTTGTTTTTGTCCACCTGAAAAGTTTTGTCCTTTTTGCTCGACTCTTGAGTCTGATTTTTCAGGTAGAGCATTAACAAAATCATAAATATTAGCTTGTTTTAAAGCTAAGTTTAATTCATCATCACTGGCGTTTGGGTTGGCTCATAAAAGATTTTGTCTAATTGTTCCTGAAAACAAGGTTGATTCTTGGGTAACGAAAGCAATTTGTTCTCTTAAGTTATTAAGTTCTTGTTTTTTAATATCAACTCCGTTTAGCAATATTTGACCGCTTGATGCATCATAAAATCTGACTATTAAATTAATCAAAGTAGATTTACCTGAGCCAGTTGGTCCTATGATTCCAATCGTTTCATTTGGCTTGATATCTAAATTAAAATCAGATAAAGCATTTAAATTTGAATTGACATATTTAAAGTTAACATTTTCAAACTTAATTGAGCCATCTAATTGAACTTTAAATGCATCTGGATCATTTTGAATATTTACCTTATGATTTAATATTTCTTTAATCCGTTTAACACTCGGTATAGACATTAAAACTAGACTTGAAACATTCATCATACCCATTAAAGAACCTGAAACCATTCAAATATATGAAGCAAATGCAACAATTGTTCCAATTTCCATTTTTTTACCTAAAAAAGCATAAGTTCCAATAGTTCCGAGCGCTACCATGCTCATAAAAATAGTTGATGTAATCACTGGTGAATTTCAAGCAACTATTTTGTCTGCTCTTATGCTCATGTTTCTTAAGGTTTCACTTAAATGTTTGATTTTAGCAAACTCATTTTCTTCATTAACATATGACTTAATTGTTCTAATGGCTGATAGATTTTCTTGTATTTTGCTATTAAATGAATCATATTGTTTATAAAGTTTTTTAAAGTTTGGATAAGACTTATAAGACACTATAGCAAATGAAATTACTACTAGTGGTATTGAAACTAAGAAAATACTTGACAAGATTAAGCTTTGATTTAATGAAAAAATCAAAGCAGTAATGAATAAAATTGGTAAACGAACAAAAGTTCTAATCATCATCATAAATGCTAATTGAACATTGTTTACGTCATTATTTAGCCTGTTTAAAATTGCCCCAGTTGAAAATTTATCAATATCATTAAATGAATAACTTTGAATTTTGCTATAAAGCGAATTTCGAATATTTTTAGCAAAAATCGAAGTAGCTTTAGATGAACAAAATGATGCTATTAAACCAGTACAAAGTGCTCCTAGAGCTAGACCAATTAATATAAAACCATTGTATCAAATTACATTGACATCACCTTTGTTTGTAACTTCATTAATAATTAAACCTACTCTGTTAGGCATAAAAACTTGAATTACAACTTCTGCAATGATGATAATAATTGATAAAAATGCTAGTAATCTAGCATTTTTTGTAGCAGCGAAGAATGTGTATTTTGGTTGTTTCATTATTTGTTAAAAATACATTCGTGTTGATGTGAATGGTAATGAACATTAATATGTCCATCATCTTGGCATTTGCAACTGATTTGTTTAAAATCACCTAATTCAATAATTTCTTCCAGTAAATTACCGTATTTTTTAGCAAAATCCTTATTGATGAAATAAAAGGCATGTGTTTTTGTTTTTTTAACATCAACAATATGAGCTTGACGCAAGTTGCTTAAGTGTTTTGAGACATTAGCTTGCTTTTCTTGCATTATTTCAGCTAAAAGTTGAACGTCACATTCTTTTTCATGACAAGTGTATAGATGAACAATCAGTTTTAATTTTACGTCTTTAGATAAAACAGATAAAAGTTCCGTTATTTCCATAAGACCTCTTTTCGTTTTTTGTTTTTAATTGCTTTAATAAAAAATAAAAATAAATGTTGTTTTATACGTTTTTTTGAATTTAGTTGTCTGTTTTAACTGACTTATCAATTTGATTAAAGATGTCATCTAAATCATCTGACTCAAATGAGTCAAATGTCATGATGTAGTCATTTTCATCATAATCATTTTCTGGATTAGTTAGTGATTGATTTTTCAATTTGTCAACTGTTGAAAAATCATCTTGTGTATCGGTTGATGCTGTGGCACTAAAATTTTGACTATCATTTGTGTCATTATCGTTTTGATTTGAAAATTCATTTTCATTAAATTCAGAAATATCAAAAACTGAATCTTGACTCTCTATTTCTTCTTCATCATCTCAGCTGTCTTCGAATTCTAAAGAATTAATATCTAATAGTTCATTATCAGTATCTTGAGCTTCGTCTTGAGCTTCGTCTTGAGCTTCGTCTTGAGCTTCGTCTTGAGCTTCGTCTTGAGCTTCGTCTTGAGCTTCGTCTTGAGCTTCGTCTTGAGCTTCGTCTTGAGCTTCGTCTTGAGCTTCGTCTTGAGCTTCGTCTTGAGCTTCGTCTTGAGCTTCGTCTTGAGCTTCGTCTTGAGCTTCGTCTTGAGCTTCGTCTTGAGCTTCGTCTTGAGCTTCGTCTTGAGCTTCGTCTTGAGCTTCGTCTTGAGCTTCGTCTTGAGCTTCGTCTTGAGCTTCGTCTTGAGCTTCGTCTTGAGCTTCGTCTTGAGCTTCGTCTTGAGCTTCGTCTTGAGCTTCGTCTTGAGCTTCGTCTTGAGCTTCGTCTTGAGCTTCGTCTTGAGCTTCGTCTTGAGCTTCGTCTTGAGCTTCGTCTGAATTAATTTCTATTGAGTCATTTTCTTGAGCATTTGTTTGACCAAAAATATCATCAATACTTAATTCTTGTTGTTGATATTCAAAACTTGTGTTTTGGTCACCATGATTATTTTCAATTTCCAAATCAACTAGATTAAAACTTTCTAAAACTACATCTGAGTCAAATTCGGTTTTATTAGTGTTAAAAATATCCAACGTTTGACCGTCTTGCATTTGTGTGAAAATTGAAGTTTCGTTTTGAATATCTAAGTTTAAATCAGACACAGAGTCGAAGTTGTCTAAAGATAATTCATTATCAATATGATCATCATTATAATTTAGTGAATCTTGTGATGAATTATAAAATTCATCGTTAAGGTCAGCATCTACGATTTGTTCAAAGTTTTCAACTGTTGAAACATCGTTTTGTTCGATATTATTATAATCATTTATTTCAGAAATCGAAAGATTTTTTAAGTGAGTTAAATAAACTGTATTGACTTTATCAATCAGTTTTAATCCATTGTTATTTGGGTTTGATGAAACCAGTTGTTGCAACTCGTTTTGATTAAATAATTCGATATTTTGTTCGCTAAATAATTTTGTGATGTTGTTTTGTTCTCAAACTCAGTTAATTGGGTTTATGACATAAACGTCGTAACCTTTGTTGTTTAAGAATTTAATATCATCATATTTTTTAACATAATTAAAGTAATCTTTGTGATAGTTAAAATCATCAAAAACTACTGCTAGATATTTGGTGTTTTTATATTTAACAAATATATCAAGTTTATTTGTTCCAACTGGAAAATCAACCAGTAATTCAAAATCAGGATTGTTTTTAATTAAAGCTTCGATATGGCTTAAAACAATGTTTTTAAAAGCATTTGTTGCATGATTAAATTCTAGGTTAATTTGTTTTGATGATAGTGATGAGTATTTAACTTTTTCAGAATTTGGTTTTTCTAAGAATTCAAGTCATTGTTTAAAAATATTTAATCCTTCTGAATTATCTGCATCTATTGGGCTGATATCATCTGCATAAATACTTTTAATAACTATTAATTTATCTTTAGCACGACTAATAGCAACATTTAATGAGTTAGCCCCACCTGAAATACGTCCAATGTATGAATTTAGAAGTTTTGTTGTCTTGTCATAAGCTAAAGTCATAATAACAACATCAGCTTCTTCTCCTTGCATATTTTCAAGGTTCTTTAAAATGATTTTATTGCTCAAAAGTGCTTCGTTTAAATCTGGAAAATATTTGATAATTAAAGCCTCAATTAAACCTTGTTGACTTGCATTCATTGTTAAAACAGCTAATGAATTATGGTCATTAAGATTTTCGTAAATTTTAGAAATAGTTAAAAAGGCTTCTTTAATGTTTGAACTATTTTCTCATGTTCCATCAACTTGATAAACATCAATTGCATTACGTCCAATAAATTGTGCTTTATCAGCTACTGCAAGTTTGTTGTTGTAAAAATGTTTAGCTGAGAAAGACATTAGTGCAGCATTATTTGAACGGTAATTACGATTTAACATAACATTAAATATGCTTCCACGCGCAAATTCTAGAATTGATTTGTTTGATTCGTATACAGAATCACCAACTTTACGTTGATTAAATCACTGACTTGGTTGCATTTGTTGTTGATCTCCAACAATAACTTTACGTTTTCCTAAGTAAAGCAAAGTCAATCCTAGATCAAAG includes:
- a CDS encoding ABC transporter ATP-binding protein gives rise to the protein MKLQTKSNNKKHLDNSKKSTFKRLFGLLWNANKYQLMLAIFLIVLAALGTLYIQIFIGKVIIGYLLNEGKETAHTFNYNNFHWIITGSVLFLLISILSSFIATRIMITITYKIMAKLRIDLYKHVQKLPVKFFDINLKGKLISNFTSDVDTLRQFLSKTFPIAFQSLTTLLISIAVMFWLNWMLSLIMVGFILLILVCSIVISKFSRKFFRLKQKSIGDLNGYAEEMISGIKTIKIFNQQENSANAYSDLNKKLAKVNFKSEFLANVIWPVSQNIGNIAYATVTITGGLMIFYSQDNGVAFGLTVGILISFTQFARSFSGPVSSMTQNVNSIILALAGARRVFEVLDQKPETNEGKIQLVKLIKSHGKFKEIKMNLNVGEYAWKWFNPITRQNQYTFLKGEIEFKNVWFKYHDTYTLKDISFKANAGQKIALVGATGAGKTTIINLLCRFYEIEKGQILYDGIDIKNINKKALRKSLGYVLQDPYLFSDTVSNNIAYGSDEIDDDTLKMVAEAANLESHLAKLDSKYDTVLTNSGSSLSQGQKQLLSIARVNYKNPPVLILDEATSNVDTHTEAIVEKAMQKLTENRTSFIIAHRLSTIVKSDLILVLENGQIIESGSHADLLKQQGYYYQLWQSVKAN
- a CDS encoding ABC transporter ATP-binding protein, whose amino-acid sequence is MKQPKYTFFAATKNARLLAFLSIIIIIAEVVIQVFMPNRVGLIINEVTNKGDVNVIWYNGFILIGLALGALCTGLIASFCSSKATSIFAKNIRNSLYSKIQSYSFNDIDKFSTGAILNRLNNDVNNVQLAFMMMIRTFVRLPILFITALIFSLNQSLILSSIFLVSIPLVVISFAIVSYKSYPNFKKLYKQYDSFNSKIQENLSAIRTIKSYVNEENEFAKIKHLSETLRNMSIRADKIVAWNSPVITSTIFMSMVALGTIGTYAFLGKKMEIGTIVAFASYIWMVSGSLMGMMNVSSLVLMSIPSVKRIKEILNHKVNIQNDPDAFKVQLDGSIKFENVNFKYVNSNLNALSDFNLDIKPNETIGIIGPTGSGKSTLINLIVRFYDASSGQILLNGVDIKKQELNNLREQIAFVTQESTLFSGTIRQNLLWANPNASDDELNLALKQANIYDFVNALPEKSDSRVEQKGQNFSGGQKQRLSIARSLLKKPRILILDDATSAVDSKTERQIQQALSSLTDCTKIIIAQKISSLKNCDRIIVLDDGKIQNIGTHQQLLNSNQFYQELYQQQQDLGGLSETSN
- a CDS encoding ArsR/SmtB family transcription factor; this translates as MEITELLSVLSKDVKLKLIVHLYTCHEKECDVQLLAEIMQEKQANVSKHLSNLRQAHIVDVKKTKTHAFYFINKDFAKKYGNLLEEIIELGDFKQISCKCQDDGHINVHYHSHQHECIFNK
- a CDS encoding AAA domain-containing protein codes for the protein MISQREKDEQNQMLRNLETSANFATSSLAFTSLDNEDYFDLYKYLGAETFAQVYKQEEFNVDLNNYPLHRLIEAIERISNYENLFEFIKRNSNEIAEHNISYNIYSFETDFDNQKKLLLSKLKEKYQKSIVVWKKLYDKVLKEELGKSEKSLHIGFGFVKVLLGDDDKSISVYAPLFLKEVEIHFYGSAPKLISTDAEIKINRQLIDLINASNFALHLNNEFEISTIEQQIHEFSNGSHNKVFNIPDNFIQKFHPFSKEEITNTNLEFYPGFVLGTYQPWFGYAAKRMKEILDNGYFWKILPDEVDQSKFEKNLDRLLRENASVQRVNPADYGQIEAIVSALHQNTIIQGPPGTGKSQTIANLLTNIIVYGKTALVSSQKTIALEVILKRLGELSSFALYLPNNANNNRYKFYEKIDQHVQNIHSFNDSISSENRLLNLVSKTENQFIQEVSEFLDNSVNVEALKAYYYIAKHKPDFNQTTDIQFFLSLPRDLKYPEQIEVSKTSKDLIELNGYKWWFFLKKYHELKQLGDQIDKNLPNFNGSIGDVLKFLNKVGFNNFDSEHSPYSKISNLIDVEVTLKSTSSEISDINHLKLKAYRLVRRLLEWHLNGKKETFYKSDEFYKAHPRIENFRNLYSAFKQKIKDKPKNISGFINQYLPIIKIIYPVIVSIPEADLSGWKAKEFDYVIIEEASQIFFDLGLTLLYLGKRKVIVGDQQQMQPSQWFNQRKVGDSVYESNKSILEFARGSIFNVMLNRNYRSNNAALMSFSAKHFYNNKLAVADKAQFIGRNAIDVYQVDGTWENSSNIKEAFLTISKIYENLNDHNSLAVLTMNASQQGLIEALIIKYFPDLNEALLSNKIILKNLENMQGEEADVVIMTLAYDKTTKLLNSYIGRISGGANSLNVAISRAKDKLIVIKSIYADDISPIDADNSEGLNIFKQWLEFLEKPNSEKVKYSSLSSKQINLEFNHATNAFKNIVLSHIEALIKNNPDFELLVDFPVGTNKLDIFVKYKNTKYLAVVFDDFNYHKDYFNYVKKYDDIKFLNNKGYDVYVINPINWVWEQNNITKLFSEQNIELFNQNELQQLVSSNPNNNGLKLIDKVNTVYLTHLKNLSISEINDYNNIEQNDVSTVENFEQIVDADLNDEFYNSSQDSLNYNDDHIDNELSLDNFDSVSDLNLDIQNETSIFTQMQDGQTLDIFNTNKTEFDSDVVLESFNLVDLEIENNHGDQNTSFEYQQQELSIDDIFGQTNAQENDSIEINSDEAQDEAQDEAQDEAQDEAQDEAQDEAQDEAQDEAQDEAQDEAQDEAQDEAQDEAQDEAQDEAQDEAQDEAQDEAQDEAQDEAQDEAQDEAQDEAQDEAQDEAQDEAQDEAQDEAQDEAQDEAQDEAQDEAQDEAQDEAQDTDNELLDINSLEFEDSWDDEEEIESQDSVFDISEFNENEFSNQNDNDTNDSQNFSATASTDTQDDFSTVDKLKNQSLTNPENDYDENDYIMTFDSFESDDLDDIFNQIDKSVKTDN